From the Thermococcus sp. MV5 genome, the window TAGGCTTCCAAATATCCAAACTAACCTCTCCCTTATCACTGAGCGCCTTGATAATCTCCTTAATTCTCACTTTTGTTTCACCACTTAATTCTAAATTCTTTCCTTGTTCTGGCATCAATTTGAGCCAAGATCCTTTTAAGTTTTTCATCTGTGATTCTCTCATTTATCTGACCAGCCTGATAAAGCTGGACTAGTATTAACTCCACCTGTCTCGCAAGTTCTGGTCTAACCAACTTTACTCTTCCCAATCTTTCCCTCGCTTCAGGAGTTAAAATCTGCTTCATTATTGCCTGTAGTTGAGCTTCTAACTCCATTTCTTGCCTTATTTGTTCCTCTTCAGCTTTTTTTTGCTCGGCAAGTCTTTTTTGAAGCTCTAAAAGCTTTTTCTTTCTAATCTCCTCTATATCTTCACCCATCCTATCACCCTCAACAAAAGTTATTTTAAAAAGTTATTTGGAAAATGCTGATTAAACTCAAAAAGGGAGAAAACATTAGTACTTCTTAAGTTCAGGTATTATTTCTTCAAGTTCCTTCTTAAGCTCTGTGGCAGCCTTATCAAGGAAACTTCTTCCCCTTGGTGTGACTACTCTGCCCTCTCCGGGGATCTTTGTGATGAATCCAGCGGCCTCAAGCTGTTGAAGTGCCTTTCTAACGATACTTCCACTTCCTTTGTAAAAGTGTTCTGGTGCATGGCCTCTGTTCTTTCTTCCACCATACCATGTCCTTAATCTTTCAATGCCTACTGGTCCATCCACATAAACTTTTCTCAAAACTGAGGCTACTCTGTAATACCACCAATCGTCTTGTTCTGGTATCCTCTCCTTGTGTCTACCAGTCTTAACGAATAATGCCCATTCAGGTGGCTTTATTTCAGGTATTTCCTTTAACTTCTGAGCTACCCTCTCAACGAGTAAATCACCAGGAACATCATAAACTGTCGCCATTCTTCATTCCCTCCCTTTTTTGAACTTCTTCCTAAATTGAGCGATATCGAGTTTGATCTTCTTAACGGGTTTTTCTTCCCGTCTCTCCTTCGAGACTTCCTTAAGCTTAAGCTTCTTTAAATATTTTTCCCATCCCTCTCTGGGACGAAACAATATAAACCTTTTGCCCCTAACGTCGATGAGCTCACTATCTGTAAGCTCCGCAACCTTTTCAGCTATGCCTCTTCTATCCATTTCTGTAGAGATGAGTGCGCCTTTCTTTATTTCTACCTTTAATATACCATCTTTTTTTAACTGAACGTTAATCTCGTTGATTACACTGTCATCTAAACCTTTTTTTCCAACCCATGCTTTTGGTTCAATATCATAATATTTGGCCCGTATGGCTCTTCTCACCTTTCCAGGTAAACGTTTCTCCATCTCTCTCACCTCTCTCCAAAGTCTCGCCCACTTTTGGACGCGAAGGTTTTTGGAAGAAGGGCTTTTTAAATCTTGCCTAACTGCTACACACGTTTGAGTAAAAATCCTTATTAAGTTTTAGTCCTTATTGGGGAGTGGTGATTGCAATGAAAGTACTGTTTTTAACAGCAGATACGTTTGAAGATCTGGAACTTCTTTATCCACTCCACAGGATGAAGGAAGAAGGGCATGAGGTTTATATTGCAAGCAACAAAGAGGGTGCAATAACCGGAAAGCATGGCTATTCTGTGAAAGTTGACATGGTTTTTGATGAAGTCGATCCCGATGAGTTCGATGCTCTTGTCCTACCAGGAGGGAGAGCACCAGAGATCGTGAGAATATATCCCAAAGCGGTGGAAATATCCAAAAAGATGTTTGAGGACGGTAAACCCGTAGCTAGTATCTGCCATGGGGCTCAAGTCCTAATATCTGCTGGAGTGCTCAAAGGAAGAAAAGGTACATGTATAGTCACAATAAAAGACGATCTCATCAACGCCGGAGCAGAATACATTGATAAAGAAGTAGTCGTCGATGGCAATTGGGTAAGTTCAAGGCATCCTGGTGATCTCTACGCATGGATGAGGGAATTCGTGAAGCTTTTGAAATAAACCCCTTCCCTTTTTTAAGATCAAATCTGCTGTAGGGAAAACATGAATCTAGCCATTTTTCGATGGGTTTTAAAAAAGAACTGCAATTAATAAAATCCAATTTAAAGTTCGAATTTTTCATAGCCACTCTTCTAAGACCTCTATAAACGTTGATAAACTCTTTAAAACAGTATTTGCCTGCCAAACCGGCAGAAAAATCCGAGAAGTGAGAGATTTTTGAACAAACAAAAACCAAACAAAACAATTTCATCAAAAAAGCTTAAATATGGGTTTTTCATTAATTAAAAACATGGGGACAAAATAAAAACATCAAAGGGAACTCATGAAACTTTGTGAAGTCTCTCAGTTTCACATCTTCCCTAAAATATTTAAACGTGGAAATACTCCGTGGTGATTGAATATGACAAAAGAGTTTGAACTTTCGTTGTGGAACTATATGAAAGACATTAAGTGGGGAGAATATATTGTGATAAAACATACATCCAGTGATCCTACACATCTTTTGTTTTATATGTTAATAAAACAACTACAAGAAGACAACACGCCAGTCATAATTGTAGATGTTCTTGATAAGCTCCATCTTTTTAAGACACACCTAATGACTGCGGGAATAGAGACAAGTATTGTAAATGACATTCCAGTGATAAAACTTGGAGGTATAAAACATACCGGAAACATTATGAGTCTAATCGAAAGGGTTGATATCTCACAAGATATCCCTATATGGACAAGACACTATCGTGAAGCTCTTCACAGAGTAGAAGAAAGATTCAGCAATTACATCAAGATAATGGTTGGTGTCGATGCTCTGCTTCAACTCTATGAAGAAAATATCTGGGATCTTAATATTCTAATGCTTTCTGGATTTGCCAATATGATAGGAGACAAGAGAAGTAAAGGATTCATATTCCTAAACCATTCAACACTCAAACCTACAACTATCTTAAAACTTGAGGAGATCTTCACAAGAATTCTAAGCGTAGGATTGGAAAAAAATACGCTAACTCTTAGTATTGAGAAATCCATAAACTTCAGCGAGTACAAAAAAGAAATTAAAGTTAATGCTCAAGAACTTCAAGATTATTTAATAGGGTCAAGCCCTATAAAATAAAACTAAAAGGGTCAAAAGACGGCCCTATCCTTTCCTTCTATTTGTTTCACTTCAGCTTTCTTTTTAGTAAACATTTCTTCAATTCTCTTGTAGTATTCTATAGTCTCCTCACTTATACTTGGGTTTACTTTCTTCAGGGCTTCTTCAAAATCCTTCATTGAAACTTTGACACGTTTTCTGATATCACTTGCCCTTGTATTAGGGCCTATCTCTCCCTTTACTATTGCTCTTCTCATGGCGTTAAGTGCTGCCTCTCTTACCACAGCCTCGATGTCAGCCCCTGTATATCCTTCAGTTCTTTTTGCAAGCGTTTCCAAACTAACATCTTCCGCAAGGGGGACATTTCTTGTATGAACCTTGAATATCTCAAGCCTTGCCTTTTCATCCGGAGCTGGAACGAGAATCAGTCTATCAAATCTACCAGGCCTTAGTAATGCAGGATCAA encodes:
- a CDS encoding DNA-binding protein; the encoded protein is MGEDIEEIRKKKLLELQKRLAEQKKAEEEQIRQEMELEAQLQAIMKQILTPEARERLGRVKLVRPELARQVELILVQLYQAGQINERITDEKLKRILAQIDARTRKEFRIKW
- a CDS encoding 30S ribosomal protein S19e, translating into MATVYDVPGDLLVERVAQKLKEIPEIKPPEWALFVKTGRHKERIPEQDDWWYYRVASVLRKVYVDGPVGIERLRTWYGGRKNRGHAPEHFYKGSGSIVRKALQQLEAAGFITKIPGEGRVVTPRGRSFLDKAATELKKELEEIIPELKKY
- a CDS encoding YhbY family RNA-binding protein; translation: MEKRLPGKVRRAIRAKYYDIEPKAWVGKKGLDDSVINEINVQLKKDGILKVEIKKGALISTEMDRRGIAEKVAELTDSELIDVRGKRFILFRPREGWEKYLKKLKLKEVSKERREEKPVKKIKLDIAQFRKKFKKGRE
- the pfpI gene encoding deglycase PfpI — protein: MKVLFLTADTFEDLELLYPLHRMKEEGHEVYIASNKEGAITGKHGYSVKVDMVFDEVDPDEFDALVLPGGRAPEIVRIYPKAVEISKKMFEDGKPVASICHGAQVLISAGVLKGRKGTCIVTIKDDLINAGAEYIDKEVVVDGNWVSSRHPGDLYAWMREFVKLLK
- a CDS encoding DUF257 family protein, which encodes MTKEFELSLWNYMKDIKWGEYIVIKHTSSDPTHLLFYMLIKQLQEDNTPVIIVDVLDKLHLFKTHLMTAGIETSIVNDIPVIKLGGIKHTGNIMSLIERVDISQDIPIWTRHYREALHRVEERFSNYIKIMVGVDALLQLYEENIWDLNILMLSGFANMIGDKRSKGFIFLNHSTLKPTTILKLEEIFTRILSVGLEKNTLTLSIEKSINFSEYKKEIKVNAQELQDYLIGSSPIK